One genomic window of Anoplolepis gracilipes chromosome 5, ASM4749672v1, whole genome shotgun sequence includes the following:
- the LOC140665905 gene encoding aminopeptidase N-like isoform X1: MDDSLYPIAVLIDELENEDVQLRLNSIKKLSAIALTLGIGHTRNYLSTTLYTTLWNFVATPYRDSCYRYLKIDMAFLRLSFYSGLIFITIITFSINENTGNSSITFNDYFGDIRPVRYDVKLIPYFNEDKEHEIYKYQDYKLHIEAYKKKGNIVFYGELSAIIDISRPITEIYLNSTALMILLSGALTNDSSMYTADLQNKTVHTNVKYLRAQNIKHKNEKQICILYFNETLSGRYRLITKFVTAINNTENIITSLKTIVARGESFEMPDVIHFQAIGARRLFPCWDKPTIQATFNIAIKHHHKYKVFSNMLPQKKETCKHEMHETETYMKWTCFNTTPPMSTYIVTVVISSADFFKFEIIGSRIITWRRPESDHIEFAETIATEAIIIFESEWKKLKVPKVQFIVIHSLLYDNEMWGLLLNSETDIIYDRNLDSVAHKIKVARLIGRKVAHQWFADVNPFWSFELWLIDGLTTMYGLYAINTIMDYENSEMLDLFVVQVYYESLRLETDNQSFIKEANFSENNAFSSFYGYVKAPLILRMLQNVITDNMFHRKVHEHLNIEFKSKNLLQNLWLTMQDILSKLYPQKKLMLPSTIVNDWMKSINYPVLKITRDISNKANVYNITIENYEVFKKYAFWIPVTYTSQYNPNFSKLRIPLYDKRLILLSSSQPNCQVSVKDNGWVILNLRQTGYYRVNYDPENWQKIAEYLNSIEYTKIHVLNRAKIIDDAFYFMINGQLNSFLFWNLTSYLGQETNYIAWYPMIKAFEHMSSIFPFPDKEVQNIKEKIKNILTNLLEKIKYEEEPKESDLTKCLRQEAIKWLCILDDPNCLIKAYDKLILHIVYMSDKNKVLPWWQEWLYCKGLMSAESHIWRMVKDNSREKYINNDRLLEFLACASNEIIEEYLESIMFKHNETYNEIQIKRNMISFFFIIAKHVKHNNVFLKILNDFDKLTPRGVNGLAIIIAIINHMYSEEQLIAILNLRNIMGNIIEIEAYKTNFMRIYKKNGTFPEMANIEASFYKYKNIMEEWMSGVHKKLQRRLSEIGEIKKYFKIYSFFP, encoded by the exons ATGGACGACAGTCTTTATCCGATTGCGGTTTTGATCGACGAGCTAGAAAACGAAGATGTCCAG cTACGTCTTAATTCTATCAAGAAACTATCAGCGATTGCACTTACACTAGGTATCGGACATACACGGA attaccTGAGTACTACATTATATACTACGCTGTGGAACTTCGTTGCTACGCCATATCG GGACAGTTGTTACAGATACCTAAAAATTGACATGGCATTTCTAAGACTGTCATTTTATAGCGGTCTTATATTTATCactataataactttttcaattaatgaaaatacggGAAACTCATCGATTACATTTAATGATTACTTTGGCGATATAAGGCCAGTGCGTTACGACGTCAAGTTAATACCATATTTCAATGAAGACAAggaacatgaaatatataaatatcaagattacaaattacatatagaagcgtataaaaaaaaaggcaacATTGTTTTTTACGGCGAATTAAGTGCCATTATCGATATTTCTCGTCcaattacagaaatatatttaaattcaacggCATTAATGATTCTTTTATCTGGAGCGTTGACAAATGATTCATCCATGTATACTGCAGACTTACAAAATAAGACTGTACATaccaatgttaaatatttacgtGCCCAAAATATTAagcataaaaatgaaaagcaaatttgcattttatatttcaatgaaacTTTAAGTGGACGTTAcagattaattacaaaatttgtcACTGCAATTAATAACACGGAAAACATTATTACTTCTTTGAAGACTATAGTTGCAAGGGGAGAATCATTCGAAAT GCCGGACGTAATACATTTTCAGGCGATTGGAGCCCGACGATTGTTTCCATGCTGGGACAAGCCGACAATCCAGGCCACTTTCAACATTGCCATAAAGCATCATCATAAATAcaaagttttttcaaatatgctgccacaaaaaaaggaaacatgcAAACATGAAATGCATGAAACCGAAACATATATGAAGTGGACATGCTTTAATACTACTCCTCCAATGTCCACTTATATCGTGACGGTTGTAATCTCGTCAGcagatttctttaaatttgagaTTATAGGATCTAGAATCATTACATGGCGTAGACCCGAATCAGATCATATTGAATTTGCTGAAACGATAGCAACCgaagcaataataatatttgaaagtgaatggaaaaaattgaaagtaccAAAAGTACAATTTATAGTAATCCATAGTTTGCTATATGACAATGAGATGTGGGGCCTTCTGTTAAATag tgAAACAGATATTATTTACGATAGAAATCTGGATTCTGTTgcgcataaaataaaagtagcgCGGTTGATAGGGCGCAAAGTGGCACATCAATGGTTTGCTGATGTAAATCCATTTTGGTCATTTGAGTTATGGTTAATCGATGGTCTTACTACTATGTATGGACTTTATGCTATCAATACTATcatg GATTACGAAAATTCCGAAATGTTGGATTTATTTGTAGTTCAGGTTTATTATGAATCACTTCGTTTGGAGACTGACAATCAGTCTTTTATAAAGGAAGCCAATTTTTCcgaaaataatgcattttcttctttttacggTTACGTTAAAG CACCTTTAATATTACGTATGCTGCAGAATGTAATTACCGATAACATGTTTCATCGGAAGGTTCATgaacatttaaatat TGAGTTTAAGTCGAAGAATCTTCTCCAAAATTTATGGCTCACTATGCAAGatattttaagcaaattatATCCTCAGAAAAAACTAATGCTTCCTTCAACAATAGTAAATGATTGGatgaaatctataaattatcctGTGTTGAAAATAACGcgagatatttcaaataaagcaaatgtatataatataacaatagaaaattatgaagtatttaaaaaatacgctTTCTGGATACCTGTAACTTATACCTCCCAGTATAATCCAAATTTTAGCAAGCTTAGAATTCCGCTTTACGACAAAAGATTAATACTTTTGTCGTCGTCCCAGCCAAATTGCCAAGTTTCTGTGAAAGATAATGGTTgggtaatattaaatttacgacAAACTG GATACTATCGCGTTAATTACGATCCTGAAAACTGGCAAAAAATTGCAGAATATTTGAACTCTatagaatatacaaaaatacatgttCTTAATCGTGCTAAAATCATCGacgatgcattttattttatgataaatggcCAACTCAATTCTTTCCTATTCTGGAACTTGACGAGCTATCTTGGACAAGAGACAAATTATATAGCATGGTATCCTATGATAAAAGCTTTTGAACACATGTCGAGCATATTTCCATTTCCAGATAAAGAAGTTCAAAATATCAAg gagaaaataaaaaatatattgaccaATCtacttgagaaaataaaatacgaagaAGAGCCTAAGGAAAGTGATCTTACTAAATGTTTAAGGCAAGAAGCTATTAAATGGTTGTGTATTCTCGATGACCCAAATTGCCTCATAAAAGCTTATGACAAATTGATTttgcatattgtatatatgtcggataaaaataa AGTTTTACCGTGGTGGCAAGAGTGGTTATACTGTAAAGGTTTGATGTCAGCAGAGAGTCATATTTGGCGTATGGTGAAGGACAATTCaagggaaaaatatattaataatgatagacttttagaatttttagctTGTGCTTCAAATGAAAttatagaagaatatttagaatCAATAATGTTCAAACATAACGaaacatataatgaaatacaaatcaagagaaatatgattagttttttttttattattgcaaaacatGTAAAGCACAATAAtgtgtttttgaaaatattaaacgattttgataaattaacgCCAAG agGTGTCAATGGACTTGCCATTATTATTGccattattaatcatatgtaTTCTGAAGAACAATTAATTGcg ATCTTGAACTTGAGAAATATTATGGGAAATATCATTGAGATTGAAGCGtacaaaactaattttatgcgtatatacaagaaaaatggAACTTTCCCTGAAATG GCAAATATTGAAGCTAGTTTttacaagtataaaaatattatggaaGAATGGATGTCGGGTGTTCACAAAAAACTACAAAGACGTTTATCTGAAATCggagaaataaagaaatattttaagatatattctttctttccttaa
- the LOC140665905 gene encoding aminopeptidase N-like isoform X5, whose protein sequence is MDDSLYPIAVLIDELENEDVQLRLNSIKKLSAIALTLGIGHTRNYLSTTLYTTLWNFVATPYRPDVIHFQAIGARRLFPCWDKPTIQATFNIAIKHHHKYKVFSNMLPQKKETCKHEMHETETYMKWTCFNTTPPMSTYIVTVVISSADFFKFEIIGSRIITWRRPESDHIEFAETIATEAIIIFESEWKKLKVPKVQFIVIHSLLYDNEMWGLLLNSETDIIYDRNLDSVAHKIKVARLIGRKVAHQWFADVNPFWSFELWLIDGLTTMYGLYAINTIMDYENSEMLDLFVVQVYYESLRLETDNQSFIKEANFSENNAFSSFYGYVKAPLILRMLQNVITDNMFHRKVHEHLNIEFKSKNLLQNLWLTMQDILSKLYPQKKLMLPSTIVNDWMKSINYPVLKITRDISNKANVYNITIENYEVFKKYAFWIPVTYTSQYNPNFSKLRIPLYDKRLILLSSSQPNCQVSVKDNGWVILNLRQTGYYRVNYDPENWQKIAEYLNSIEYTKIHVLNRAKIIDDAFYFMINGQLNSFLFWNLTSYLGQETNYIAWYPMIKAFEHMSSIFPFPDKEVQNIKEKIKNILTNLLEKIKYEEEPKESDLTKCLRQEAIKWLCILDDPNCLIKAYDKLILHIVYMSDKNKVLPWWQEWLYCKGLMSAESHIWRMVKDNSREKYINNDRLLEFLACASNEIIEEYLESIMFKHNETYNEIQIKRNMISFFFIIAKHVKHNNVFLKILNDFDKLTPRGVNGLAIIIAIINHMYSEEQLIAILNLRNIMGNIIEIEAYKTNFMRIYKKNGTFPEMANIEASFYKYKNIMEEWMSGVHKKLQRRLSEIGEIKKYFKIYSFFP, encoded by the exons ATGGACGACAGTCTTTATCCGATTGCGGTTTTGATCGACGAGCTAGAAAACGAAGATGTCCAG cTACGTCTTAATTCTATCAAGAAACTATCAGCGATTGCACTTACACTAGGTATCGGACATACACGGA attaccTGAGTACTACATTATATACTACGCTGTGGAACTTCGTTGCTACGCCATATCG GCCGGACGTAATACATTTTCAGGCGATTGGAGCCCGACGATTGTTTCCATGCTGGGACAAGCCGACAATCCAGGCCACTTTCAACATTGCCATAAAGCATCATCATAAATAcaaagttttttcaaatatgctgccacaaaaaaaggaaacatgcAAACATGAAATGCATGAAACCGAAACATATATGAAGTGGACATGCTTTAATACTACTCCTCCAATGTCCACTTATATCGTGACGGTTGTAATCTCGTCAGcagatttctttaaatttgagaTTATAGGATCTAGAATCATTACATGGCGTAGACCCGAATCAGATCATATTGAATTTGCTGAAACGATAGCAACCgaagcaataataatatttgaaagtgaatggaaaaaattgaaagtaccAAAAGTACAATTTATAGTAATCCATAGTTTGCTATATGACAATGAGATGTGGGGCCTTCTGTTAAATag tgAAACAGATATTATTTACGATAGAAATCTGGATTCTGTTgcgcataaaataaaagtagcgCGGTTGATAGGGCGCAAAGTGGCACATCAATGGTTTGCTGATGTAAATCCATTTTGGTCATTTGAGTTATGGTTAATCGATGGTCTTACTACTATGTATGGACTTTATGCTATCAATACTATcatg GATTACGAAAATTCCGAAATGTTGGATTTATTTGTAGTTCAGGTTTATTATGAATCACTTCGTTTGGAGACTGACAATCAGTCTTTTATAAAGGAAGCCAATTTTTCcgaaaataatgcattttcttctttttacggTTACGTTAAAG CACCTTTAATATTACGTATGCTGCAGAATGTAATTACCGATAACATGTTTCATCGGAAGGTTCATgaacatttaaatat TGAGTTTAAGTCGAAGAATCTTCTCCAAAATTTATGGCTCACTATGCAAGatattttaagcaaattatATCCTCAGAAAAAACTAATGCTTCCTTCAACAATAGTAAATGATTGGatgaaatctataaattatcctGTGTTGAAAATAACGcgagatatttcaaataaagcaaatgtatataatataacaatagaaaattatgaagtatttaaaaaatacgctTTCTGGATACCTGTAACTTATACCTCCCAGTATAATCCAAATTTTAGCAAGCTTAGAATTCCGCTTTACGACAAAAGATTAATACTTTTGTCGTCGTCCCAGCCAAATTGCCAAGTTTCTGTGAAAGATAATGGTTgggtaatattaaatttacgacAAACTG GATACTATCGCGTTAATTACGATCCTGAAAACTGGCAAAAAATTGCAGAATATTTGAACTCTatagaatatacaaaaatacatgttCTTAATCGTGCTAAAATCATCGacgatgcattttattttatgataaatggcCAACTCAATTCTTTCCTATTCTGGAACTTGACGAGCTATCTTGGACAAGAGACAAATTATATAGCATGGTATCCTATGATAAAAGCTTTTGAACACATGTCGAGCATATTTCCATTTCCAGATAAAGAAGTTCAAAATATCAAg gagaaaataaaaaatatattgaccaATCtacttgagaaaataaaatacgaagaAGAGCCTAAGGAAAGTGATCTTACTAAATGTTTAAGGCAAGAAGCTATTAAATGGTTGTGTATTCTCGATGACCCAAATTGCCTCATAAAAGCTTATGACAAATTGATTttgcatattgtatatatgtcggataaaaataa AGTTTTACCGTGGTGGCAAGAGTGGTTATACTGTAAAGGTTTGATGTCAGCAGAGAGTCATATTTGGCGTATGGTGAAGGACAATTCaagggaaaaatatattaataatgatagacttttagaatttttagctTGTGCTTCAAATGAAAttatagaagaatatttagaatCAATAATGTTCAAACATAACGaaacatataatgaaatacaaatcaagagaaatatgattagttttttttttattattgcaaaacatGTAAAGCACAATAAtgtgtttttgaaaatattaaacgattttgataaattaacgCCAAG agGTGTCAATGGACTTGCCATTATTATTGccattattaatcatatgtaTTCTGAAGAACAATTAATTGcg ATCTTGAACTTGAGAAATATTATGGGAAATATCATTGAGATTGAAGCGtacaaaactaattttatgcgtatatacaagaaaaatggAACTTTCCCTGAAATG GCAAATATTGAAGCTAGTTTttacaagtataaaaatattatggaaGAATGGATGTCGGGTGTTCACAAAAAACTACAAAGACGTTTATCTGAAATCggagaaataaagaaatattttaagatatattctttctttccttaa
- the LOC140665905 gene encoding aminopeptidase N-like isoform X6, giving the protein MTSFRCQNDMCLLPGYDHHIQIYSNCYYYLSTTLYTTLWNFVATPYRPDVIHFQAIGARRLFPCWDKPTIQATFNIAIKHHHKYKVFSNMLPQKKETCKHEMHETETYMKWTCFNTTPPMSTYIVTVVISSADFFKFEIIGSRIITWRRPESDHIEFAETIATEAIIIFESEWKKLKVPKVQFIVIHSLLYDNEMWGLLLNSETDIIYDRNLDSVAHKIKVARLIGRKVAHQWFADVNPFWSFELWLIDGLTTMYGLYAINTIMDYENSEMLDLFVVQVYYESLRLETDNQSFIKEANFSENNAFSSFYGYVKAPLILRMLQNVITDNMFHRKVHEHLNIEFKSKNLLQNLWLTMQDILSKLYPQKKLMLPSTIVNDWMKSINYPVLKITRDISNKANVYNITIENYEVFKKYAFWIPVTYTSQYNPNFSKLRIPLYDKRLILLSSSQPNCQVSVKDNGWVILNLRQTGYYRVNYDPENWQKIAEYLNSIEYTKIHVLNRAKIIDDAFYFMINGQLNSFLFWNLTSYLGQETNYIAWYPMIKAFEHMSSIFPFPDKEVQNIKEKIKNILTNLLEKIKYEEEPKESDLTKCLRQEAIKWLCILDDPNCLIKAYDKLILHIVYMSDKNKVLPWWQEWLYCKGLMSAESHIWRMVKDNSREKYINNDRLLEFLACASNEIIEEYLESIMFKHNETYNEIQIKRNMISFFFIIAKHVKHNNVFLKILNDFDKLTPRGVNGLAIIIAIINHMYSEEQLIAILNLRNIMGNIIEIEAYKTNFMRIYKKNGTFPEMANIEASFYKYKNIMEEWMSGVHKKLQRRLSEIGEIKKYFKIYSFFP; this is encoded by the exons ATGACCAGTTTTCGATGTCAAAATGACATGTGCTTGCTGCCTGGGTATGATCATCACATCCAGATTTACTCTAATTGTTATT attaccTGAGTACTACATTATATACTACGCTGTGGAACTTCGTTGCTACGCCATATCG GCCGGACGTAATACATTTTCAGGCGATTGGAGCCCGACGATTGTTTCCATGCTGGGACAAGCCGACAATCCAGGCCACTTTCAACATTGCCATAAAGCATCATCATAAATAcaaagttttttcaaatatgctgccacaaaaaaaggaaacatgcAAACATGAAATGCATGAAACCGAAACATATATGAAGTGGACATGCTTTAATACTACTCCTCCAATGTCCACTTATATCGTGACGGTTGTAATCTCGTCAGcagatttctttaaatttgagaTTATAGGATCTAGAATCATTACATGGCGTAGACCCGAATCAGATCATATTGAATTTGCTGAAACGATAGCAACCgaagcaataataatatttgaaagtgaatggaaaaaattgaaagtaccAAAAGTACAATTTATAGTAATCCATAGTTTGCTATATGACAATGAGATGTGGGGCCTTCTGTTAAATag tgAAACAGATATTATTTACGATAGAAATCTGGATTCTGTTgcgcataaaataaaagtagcgCGGTTGATAGGGCGCAAAGTGGCACATCAATGGTTTGCTGATGTAAATCCATTTTGGTCATTTGAGTTATGGTTAATCGATGGTCTTACTACTATGTATGGACTTTATGCTATCAATACTATcatg GATTACGAAAATTCCGAAATGTTGGATTTATTTGTAGTTCAGGTTTATTATGAATCACTTCGTTTGGAGACTGACAATCAGTCTTTTATAAAGGAAGCCAATTTTTCcgaaaataatgcattttcttctttttacggTTACGTTAAAG CACCTTTAATATTACGTATGCTGCAGAATGTAATTACCGATAACATGTTTCATCGGAAGGTTCATgaacatttaaatat TGAGTTTAAGTCGAAGAATCTTCTCCAAAATTTATGGCTCACTATGCAAGatattttaagcaaattatATCCTCAGAAAAAACTAATGCTTCCTTCAACAATAGTAAATGATTGGatgaaatctataaattatcctGTGTTGAAAATAACGcgagatatttcaaataaagcaaatgtatataatataacaatagaaaattatgaagtatttaaaaaatacgctTTCTGGATACCTGTAACTTATACCTCCCAGTATAATCCAAATTTTAGCAAGCTTAGAATTCCGCTTTACGACAAAAGATTAATACTTTTGTCGTCGTCCCAGCCAAATTGCCAAGTTTCTGTGAAAGATAATGGTTgggtaatattaaatttacgacAAACTG GATACTATCGCGTTAATTACGATCCTGAAAACTGGCAAAAAATTGCAGAATATTTGAACTCTatagaatatacaaaaatacatgttCTTAATCGTGCTAAAATCATCGacgatgcattttattttatgataaatggcCAACTCAATTCTTTCCTATTCTGGAACTTGACGAGCTATCTTGGACAAGAGACAAATTATATAGCATGGTATCCTATGATAAAAGCTTTTGAACACATGTCGAGCATATTTCCATTTCCAGATAAAGAAGTTCAAAATATCAAg gagaaaataaaaaatatattgaccaATCtacttgagaaaataaaatacgaagaAGAGCCTAAGGAAAGTGATCTTACTAAATGTTTAAGGCAAGAAGCTATTAAATGGTTGTGTATTCTCGATGACCCAAATTGCCTCATAAAAGCTTATGACAAATTGATTttgcatattgtatatatgtcggataaaaataa AGTTTTACCGTGGTGGCAAGAGTGGTTATACTGTAAAGGTTTGATGTCAGCAGAGAGTCATATTTGGCGTATGGTGAAGGACAATTCaagggaaaaatatattaataatgatagacttttagaatttttagctTGTGCTTCAAATGAAAttatagaagaatatttagaatCAATAATGTTCAAACATAACGaaacatataatgaaatacaaatcaagagaaatatgattagttttttttttattattgcaaaacatGTAAAGCACAATAAtgtgtttttgaaaatattaaacgattttgataaattaacgCCAAG agGTGTCAATGGACTTGCCATTATTATTGccattattaatcatatgtaTTCTGAAGAACAATTAATTGcg ATCTTGAACTTGAGAAATATTATGGGAAATATCATTGAGATTGAAGCGtacaaaactaattttatgcgtatatacaagaaaaatggAACTTTCCCTGAAATG GCAAATATTGAAGCTAGTTTttacaagtataaaaatattatggaaGAATGGATGTCGGGTGTTCACAAAAAACTACAAAGACGTTTATCTGAAATCggagaaataaagaaatattttaagatatattctttctttccttaa